The following proteins are co-located in the Imtechella halotolerans genome:
- a CDS encoding UDP-3-O-(3-hydroxymyristoyl)glucosamine N-acyltransferase: MRFPQSYTLEQIATILDIPYVGSPDFKVLGMNEIHVVTPGDIVFVDHPKYYDKALESAATVILINKKVDCPEGKALLISEDPFRDFNKLTAFFKPFEKAVATIAPTAIIGENTIIQPGAFIGNHVVIGDNCVIHSNVSIYDHCVIGNRVTIHAGTVLGADAFYYKKRPEGFDKLLSGGRVVLEDDVDVGALCTVDRGVTGDTTIQAGSKIDNQVHIGHDTVIGKKCLIASQSGIAGCVVIEDEVTIWGQVGMTSGITIGAKAVILAQSGISKSLEGNKTYFGYPAEEARKKYRELAGIRQIPMLIEKINS, translated from the coding sequence ATGAGATTTCCTCAGTCATATACACTTGAGCAAATTGCGACCATTCTAGACATTCCTTATGTAGGCTCTCCTGATTTTAAGGTACTAGGAATGAATGAAATTCATGTGGTTACGCCCGGTGATATTGTTTTTGTAGATCATCCTAAATATTATGACAAAGCGTTAGAATCTGCAGCTACGGTTATTTTAATTAATAAAAAAGTAGATTGTCCAGAAGGAAAGGCACTTTTGATTTCTGAGGATCCCTTCAGAGATTTTAATAAACTAACTGCATTTTTTAAGCCATTTGAAAAAGCAGTGGCTACCATTGCTCCAACGGCTATTATTGGTGAAAATACGATTATTCAACCTGGAGCTTTCATTGGCAATCATGTGGTTATTGGTGATAATTGTGTAATCCATTCCAATGTCAGCATATATGATCATTGCGTTATTGGTAATCGAGTGACCATTCATGCCGGAACTGTATTAGGGGCAGATGCATTTTATTACAAGAAGCGTCCTGAAGGTTTCGATAAATTACTTTCTGGTGGACGTGTGGTATTGGAGGATGATGTGGATGTAGGAGCTTTGTGTACTGTTGACCGAGGTGTTACTGGTGATACTACCATACAAGCAGGCTCAAAAATAGATAATCAAGTTCATATTGGACATGATACCGTTATCGGTAAAAAGTGTCTAATTGCATCCCAATCAGGCATAGCAGGTTGCGTTGTTATTGAAGATGAAGTAACTATTTGGGGCCAAGTTGGGATGACTAGTGGAATTACCATAGGTGCCAAAGCAGTAATTTTAGCGCAATCAGGAATTAGTAAGTCCTTGGAAGGCAATAAGACTTATTTTGGATATCCTGCTGAAGAGGCCCGAAAAAAGTATCGTGAACTGGCGGGAATACGTCAAATACCAATGCTTATTGAAAAAATAAATTCATAA
- the efp gene encoding elongation factor P has product MATTSDIRKGLCIRFNHDIYKIIEFLHVKPGKGPAFVRTKLKSVTTGKTLDNTFSAGHKIEDVRVETRTYQYLYPEGDTFHFMNTEDYNQITLSKDSLDSPDLLKEGETVTILFNAEDNMPLSVEMPAHVILEVTHAEPGVKGNTATNATKPATLETGARINVPLFINEGDKIKVETEKGTYVERIKE; this is encoded by the coding sequence ATGGCTACTACTTCAGATATTAGAAAAGGGTTGTGCATTCGTTTCAACCATGACATCTACAAAATCATTGAATTTCTTCACGTAAAACCAGGGAAAGGTCCTGCGTTTGTTCGTACTAAACTTAAGAGTGTGACCACGGGAAAAACACTAGATAATACATTTTCTGCTGGTCATAAAATAGAAGATGTACGAGTTGAGACAAGAACCTATCAGTATTTATACCCGGAAGGTGATACGTTTCACTTTATGAATACAGAGGATTACAATCAAATTACATTGAGTAAGGATTCACTTGATTCTCCAGATCTTTTGAAAGAAGGTGAAACAGTGACAATTTTATTCAACGCAGAGGATAATATGCCACTTTCTGTGGAGATGCCAGCGCACGTAATATTGGAGGTAACTCATGCTGAACCTGGTGTTAAAGGTAATACAGCTACCAATGCAACGAAACCAGCTACCTTAGAAACGGGTGCTCGTATCAATGTACCTCTTTTTATTAATGAAGGAGATAAAATAAAGGTAGAAACTGAAAAGGGAACCTACGTAGAGCGTATAAAAGAATAA
- the lpxA gene encoding acyl-ACP--UDP-N-acetylglucosamine O-acyltransferase, producing MNQPLAYVHPGAKIAKNVVIEPFAVIHNNVVIGDGTWIGSNVTIMEGARIGKNCNIFPGSVISAPPQDLKYQGEDTITEIGDNTTIRECVTINRGTSDRMKTVVGNNCLIMAYSHIAHDCVVGNNCIFSNNTTLAGHITVGDYVVMAGMTAVHQFCTVGSHAFVTGGSLVRKDVPPYVKAAREPLSYVGINSVGLRRRGFSAEKIREIQNIYRILYQQNYNNTQASNIIEAEMEATPERDEILQFIKDSQRGIMKGYFSSN from the coding sequence ATGAACCAACCACTTGCATACGTCCATCCCGGAGCAAAAATCGCTAAAAATGTGGTGATAGAACCCTTTGCTGTAATTCACAATAATGTGGTTATTGGTGATGGTACCTGGATAGGATCAAACGTTACAATAATGGAAGGAGCGCGTATCGGAAAAAACTGTAACATATTTCCCGGTTCGGTAATTTCAGCGCCACCACAAGATTTGAAATATCAAGGAGAGGATACCATAACTGAAATTGGTGATAATACAACCATTAGAGAATGTGTAACCATCAATAGGGGAACTTCAGACCGCATGAAAACTGTGGTAGGGAACAACTGCTTAATAATGGCCTATTCACATATTGCTCATGATTGTGTGGTTGGAAACAATTGTATTTTCTCAAATAATACCACATTAGCTGGACATATTACCGTGGGTGATTATGTGGTTATGGCAGGAATGACGGCTGTACATCAATTTTGTACAGTGGGAAGTCATGCTTTTGTAACGGGTGGGTCATTGGTTCGTAAGGATGTACCTCCCTATGTGAAGGCTGCTCGTGAACCGCTTTCTTATGTAGGAATTAATTCTGTAGGTTTAAGAAGAAGAGGGTTTTCAGCTGAAAAGATTAGGGAAATTCAAAACATATACAGAATTCTTTACCAACAGAATTATAATAATACTCAAGCTTCTAATATTATTGAAGCTGAAATGGAGGCAACTCCGGAACGTGATGAAATCTTGCAATTCATTAAAGATTCACAACGCGGAATTATGAAAGGATATTTTAGTTCAAATTAA
- a CDS encoding bifunctional UDP-3-O-[3-hydroxymyristoyl] N-acetylglucosamine deacetylase/3-hydroxyacyl-ACP dehydratase, whose translation MSNSPVNQRTIASEVTLTGVGLHTGKEVSMTFKPAPENNGFTFVRIDLEGSPVIEADANYVVNTQRGTVLEKRGVKIQTCEHVLAALVGMDIDNTIIELNASEPPIMDGSSKYFVEAIEKAGIKEQSAPRDEYIVKDVISYIDEETGSEITVIPADEYQVTAMVDFGTKVLGTQNAYIKHISEFKDEIANSRTFSFLHEIEMLLEHGLIKGGDLNNAIVYVDKELSVDTLEKLKVAFKKDSITIKPNGILDNLTLHHPNEAARHKLLDVIGDLALVGTRIRGKVIANKPGHFVNTQFAKKLSKIIKNEKRNNVPKYDLSLEPLMDVVKIMNILPHRPPFLLIDKIIELSDTHVVGVKNVTMNEPFFVGHFPGAPVMPGVLQVEAMAQTGGILVLSTVPDPENYLTYFMKMDNVKFKQKVVPGDTLIFKAELITPIRRGICHMQAYAYANDRMVCEAELMAQIVKVKE comes from the coding sequence ATGAGTAATTCACCAGTAAATCAACGAACTATTGCTTCTGAGGTTACCCTTACAGGAGTAGGACTTCATACAGGTAAAGAAGTTAGCATGACTTTCAAACCGGCACCTGAAAATAATGGCTTTACGTTTGTTCGCATAGATTTAGAAGGTTCGCCAGTCATTGAGGCTGATGCCAATTATGTGGTAAACACTCAAAGAGGTACCGTACTTGAAAAAAGAGGAGTTAAGATTCAAACCTGTGAGCATGTTTTGGCAGCTTTGGTCGGAATGGATATTGACAACACAATTATTGAATTAAATGCATCTGAACCACCTATTATGGATGGTTCTTCCAAATATTTTGTGGAGGCAATTGAAAAGGCCGGTATAAAGGAACAATCAGCTCCAAGAGATGAATACATTGTAAAAGATGTTATTTCATATATCGATGAAGAAACAGGCAGTGAAATAACAGTAATTCCTGCAGATGAGTATCAAGTAACTGCTATGGTTGATTTCGGGACTAAAGTTCTTGGTACACAGAATGCCTATATTAAACATATTTCTGAGTTTAAAGATGAAATTGCCAATTCTCGAACATTTAGTTTTTTACATGAAATCGAAATGTTATTGGAGCATGGTCTTATAAAAGGAGGAGATCTTAATAACGCCATTGTTTATGTAGATAAAGAATTATCTGTTGATACACTGGAAAAGCTTAAAGTGGCCTTTAAAAAAGACAGTATAACTATCAAGCCTAATGGGATATTAGACAACCTTACTTTGCATCATCCCAATGAAGCTGCTCGTCATAAACTATTAGATGTTATTGGTGATTTAGCATTAGTAGGTACACGCATTCGTGGAAAGGTAATTGCTAATAAACCAGGACATTTTGTAAACACCCAGTTTGCTAAAAAGCTTTCAAAAATCATTAAGAATGAGAAGCGAAATAATGTACCAAAGTATGATCTTAGTTTAGAGCCTTTAATGGATGTGGTGAAGATCATGAACATCCTTCCGCATAGACCTCCATTCTTATTAATTGATAAAATTATAGAACTTTCAGATACGCATGTTGTTGGGGTTAAAAATGTTACAATGAATGAACCTTTCTTTGTTGGACATTTTCCAGGTGCACCTGTAATGCCAGGAGTTTTACAGGTAGAAGCAATGGCTCAAACGGGTGGGATATTAGTATTGAGTACTGTTCCAGATCCCGAAAACTACCTTACCTACTTCATGAAAATGGATAATGTAAAGTTTAAGCAAAAGGTGGTGCCTGGAGATACACTTATATTTAAAGCAGAATTAATTACTCCAATTCGAAGAGGAATTTGCCATATGCAAGCCTATGCTTATGCTAATGATCGCATGGTATGTGAGGCTGAATTAATGGCGCAAATTGTCAAAGTGAAAGAATAA
- the lpxD gene encoding UDP-3-O-(3-hydroxymyristoyl)glucosamine N-acyltransferase gives MKFTAAQIAGILNGDIEGNPDVEVFKLSKIEEGTEGALTFLANPKYKPYIYTTMASVTIVNKSFVPEHDISTTLIKVEDAYQSFSKLLEYYNQVKMNKVGIEQPSFISDTAKYGSDVYIGAFSYIGENVSIGNNVKIYPNVYIGDNVSIGDNVTLFSGAKVYSETIIGNQCVIHSGVVIGADGFGFAPNEDGSYAKVPQTGNVILEDNVDIGAGTTIDRATLGSTILRKGVKIDNQIQIAHNVEIGENTVIAAQTGIAGSTKIGKNCMIGGQVGIVGHIVIGDRVRVQAQSGIARNVKDDEVLQGSPALAYADYNKSYVHFKNLPKLADTITKIEKKLQNE, from the coding sequence ATGAAATTTACAGCAGCACAAATAGCCGGCATATTAAACGGCGATATTGAAGGCAACCCAGATGTAGAGGTCTTCAAATTGTCTAAAATTGAAGAAGGAACGGAGGGAGCATTGACTTTCTTAGCAAATCCAAAATACAAGCCATATATATATACTACAATGGCGTCAGTAACTATTGTCAATAAATCTTTTGTTCCTGAACACGATATTTCAACAACACTTATCAAAGTAGAAGACGCCTATCAATCTTTTTCCAAATTATTAGAGTATTATAATCAAGTCAAAATGAATAAGGTAGGTATTGAGCAGCCTTCATTTATTTCTGACACTGCTAAGTACGGTAGTGATGTTTATATTGGTGCGTTTTCATATATAGGGGAAAATGTTAGTATAGGTAATAATGTGAAAATTTATCCTAACGTTTATATAGGAGATAATGTTTCAATTGGAGACAATGTTACGTTGTTTTCTGGTGCTAAAGTATATTCAGAAACAATCATTGGAAATCAATGTGTTATTCACAGTGGAGTTGTTATAGGAGCTGATGGTTTTGGATTTGCACCAAACGAAGATGGCTCTTATGCCAAAGTGCCTCAAACTGGAAATGTAATTCTTGAAGATAATGTAGACATTGGAGCAGGAACAACCATTGACAGAGCCACACTTGGTTCTACTATTTTACGTAAAGGAGTAAAGATTGATAATCAAATTCAAATTGCTCATAATGTTGAAATTGGAGAAAATACCGTAATAGCTGCTCAAACTGGGATAGCAGGTTCCACTAAGATAGGTAAGAACTGTATGATAGGTGGACAGGTAGGTATAGTAGGCCATATAGTGATTGGTGATCGCGTAAGGGTACAAGCCCAGTCAGGAATTGCCAGAAATGTGAAAGATGATGAAGTATTACAAGGGTCACCTGCGTTAGCTTATGCAGATTACAATAAATCGTATGTTCATTTTAAAAATTTGCCCAAATTGGCAGACACTATAACCAAGATTGAAAAAAAACTACAAAATGAGTAA
- a CDS encoding HD domain-containing protein — MKTTNKLKIFNDPIYGFITIPSELLFDLVEHSYFQRLRRISQMGMSYMVYPGAHHTRFHHALGCMHLMQKAVQSLRFKGVAISDDEEEALYIAILLHDVGHGPFSHAMEHSIVDAVSHEEISLLFMEQLNIEFHGRLSLAIQIFKGEYARKFMNQLVSGQLDMDRADYLKRDSFYTGVAEGNINSERIITMLNVKNDELVVEEKGIYSVEKFLVARRLMYWQAYLHKTSLVAEQLLIRVLQRAKEVVNTDDSLKASTALMYFLTHKVTRDEFTKEVLTTFSLLDDYDVVSAMKEWQYHNDVVLAKLCTMLLNRDLLKIKLKKQPINQEKVSQKKEEIAKEMDIPYDLARYFVFSGEIQNQAYNQEKQNIHILTKNGKVVDVVRASDQLNLEALSKPVTKYFICYPKG, encoded by the coding sequence TTGAAAACCACCAATAAGCTTAAGATTTTTAACGATCCAATTTACGGATTTATTACAATTCCCAGCGAGCTTTTGTTTGACTTGGTAGAGCACTCTTATTTTCAGCGCTTAAGACGTATATCTCAAATGGGAATGTCTTATATGGTATATCCAGGAGCACATCACACTCGATTTCATCATGCCTTAGGGTGCATGCATCTTATGCAAAAGGCAGTGCAATCACTTCGATTTAAAGGAGTAGCTATTTCTGACGATGAAGAAGAGGCACTATATATAGCAATTTTACTGCATGACGTAGGGCATGGGCCATTTTCTCACGCTATGGAGCATAGTATTGTGGACGCAGTGTCACATGAGGAAATTTCTTTGCTTTTTATGGAGCAACTTAATATAGAATTTCATGGGCGACTAAGTTTAGCGATTCAAATTTTTAAAGGAGAGTATGCTCGGAAATTCATGAATCAATTAGTTTCGGGTCAGTTAGATATGGATCGTGCTGATTATTTAAAAAGAGATAGTTTTTATACAGGTGTAGCTGAAGGGAATATAAATTCGGAACGCATCATTACCATGCTTAATGTGAAAAATGATGAATTGGTAGTGGAGGAAAAGGGAATTTATTCCGTTGAGAAATTCTTGGTAGCCAGAAGACTGATGTATTGGCAAGCTTATTTACATAAGACCAGTCTTGTAGCGGAACAACTTCTAATTCGGGTGTTACAAAGAGCTAAAGAGGTTGTAAATACGGATGATTCTTTAAAAGCAAGTACGGCACTCATGTATTTTTTGACACATAAGGTCACCCGTGATGAATTTACAAAAGAGGTGCTTACTACGTTTTCACTACTGGATGATTATGATGTTGTCTCAGCAATGAAAGAGTGGCAATATCACAATGATGTGGTTTTGGCAAAGTTGTGTACCATGCTTTTAAATAGGGATTTGTTAAAGATAAAACTTAAAAAACAACCTATAAATCAGGAAAAGGTGTCCCAGAAGAAAGAAGAAATAGCAAAAGAAATGGATATTCCATACGATTTAGCCCGTTATTTCGTTTTTTCTGGTGAAATACAAAATCAGGCATACAATCAAGAAAAACAAAATATCCATATTTTGACCAAAAATGGTAAGGTTGTGGACGTTGTTAGAGCATCAGATCAGCTCAATCTTGAGGCTTTATCCAAGCCTGTAACCAAATACTTTATCTGCTATCCCAAAGGCTGA